From the genome of Castor canadensis chromosome 4, mCasCan1.hap1v2, whole genome shotgun sequence, one region includes:
- the Spata3 gene encoding spermatogenesis-associated protein 3 has translation MKKVKKKKSTPRRRRDSTSPQASSDSMQQPSSDSAQQPGSKATQIQSCLEPTPRQQPCPRSTPQQPIPRALPLSETYYSSRSLLPSKADPSTTPPLRKTGGHTCSLSCSRLPAATPRWLVLEAWGLPMRKSVLWASAPVQASDGALWPPAGRAPRATAMYGHELKKGCGPLIHMSPLSCSCVTCATCPGSSTCWRRLGLCHSRIFDVLLPRNCPAMTGRGLPGLLTFYRKPSRKPSTTSNSRAPDPQDCCCGPRSSGSCLLHR, from the exons ATGAAGAAGGTCAAGAAGAAAAAGTCCACACCCAGGCGCCGCCGGGACTCCACCTCTCCACAGGCCAGCTCAGACTCCATGCAGCAGCCCAGCTCTGACTCCGCACAGCAGCCCGGCTCCAAGGCCACCCAGATACAGTCTTGCCTCGAGCCCACCCCTCGGCAGCAGCCCTGCCCTAGATCTACCCCACAGCAGCCCATACCCCGAGCTCTCCCACTCTCCGAAACCTACTACTCTTCTCGGAGCCTGTTACCTTCAAAGGCTGACCCCTCCACCACCCCGCCACTCAGGAAAACAGGTGGGCACACCTGTAGCTTAAGCTGTTCCAGACTTCCTGCTGCCACCCCAAGGTGGCTGGTTCTC GAGGCCTGGGGTCTCCCCATGAGGAAGAGTGTCCTCTGGGCTTCTGCACCTGTGCAAGCCAGTGATGGGGCTCTGTGGCCCCCAGCAGGCCGTGCTCCCCGGGCCACAGCCATGTATGGGCATGAATTAAAAAAGGGATGCG GCCCTTTGATCCACATGAGCCCCCTCTCCTGCTCCTGTGTCACCTGTGCCACCTGCCCTGGCAGCTCTACTTGCTGGCGCCGTCTGGGGCTGTGCCACAGCCGCATCTTCGACGTCCTTCTGCCTCGGAACTGTCCAGCCATGACAGGGAGAGGATTACCAGGCCTACTCACCTTCTACAG AAAACCTTCAAGGAAACCCTCCACTACTAGTAACTCACGTGCTCCAGATCCTCAGGACTGTTGCTGTGGCCCTCGGAGCTCTGGGAGCTGCCTACTACATCGCTGA